Below is a window of Candidatus Neomarinimicrobiota bacterium DNA.
GAGTTGGACGAGGAGAATTAAATCAGAAATATTGATCAATTCGTCACCAGACATATCTGCACAGAGTAGATTTATACCAGCAGTTTGTCCGTCAATGACATAATTAAGGACCAATTGTAGATCAGAAACATTTACATATCCATTTCCATTTACATCTCCCATAACCACACATTGATCTTGATCCAACTCTGCCTCTTGGATTAAAGCTCCATTAAGCAATTCACCATTGTTCTGAAAGAGGGAAAGGTCTTCTACTGCACCGGTGTTAAAATTATAATAGGCTGCCAAGTCACTCTCACCACCACTGAGTTGACTAAACATGTCACCTTGAATCTGGTCTGTAGTCCGTGCACTACTCCATATTTTCAAATCATCCATATATCCGTTGAAGTAACCAGCATGATAAGAACTTGAATGATAGTGGCGGCCGATATCTATATCATCAATACTATAATCATATAAACCTGATTGTGTATTCTCACCGGATGAGACTAAGATTCCATCGATATATAGGCGTATGCTATCTTCTGACACTACTCCAGTATAATGATGCCATGCCCCATACTCCGGTGCAGGTGCTCCTATAACGTTCTCATTCCCCTGGGTACTGCGAATATTCCATTTGCTGATGCTACCAGCAGGATAATTTTCTGCATTCAAAAGAATAGCTGAGTGATTCGTTCCTGTCGAGTAATCTCGTTGCGAGAATAGTGAATTGTGACTATCTGTTCCACCACCAATACCGAACATTACTGCCCATACCTCTACAGTAAATTCAGTTGAGTGAATGACTGGGGCTGTTAAACTTGCGTAATCATCAATTCCATCCAAGTATAGGCTAAGTCCATATTCAAATTCGATTGTGTCTAAGTTTACGACTCTGGCCTCACCCATGAGCGTACCATCATTTCCATTTAAGCTGATATCCGATATATCGTTGTTTCCAAAATCCCAATGGGCAAGGAGGGTATCTTGAAGGGCTTGCCATTCATTATTTTTAACCAACTCAATTTTTTCGGCATCCAATGCAGTACCCCAAATGCGCATATCATCCATATAACCGTTAAAATATCCACCAGGCCAATCACTTGAATGGTAGTGACGACCAATTTCAACAAGATTTACACCAACATCATAAGATCCAGTTTGAGTATTATCAACAACATCAACCAGTGTACCGTCTAGATACAGGTAAACACTATCCAGACTTACTACCCCAGCATAGTGATGCCATTCATCATAAAGTGGCGTAGGGCACTCTACAATATCATTTGGACCCTGGGTACTTCTAATATTCCACCTAACCATATTGCCCGCTCCTGGACTTTCGGCATTTAGAACAATTGCAGCCGCACCAGGTCCAGTGTTATAATTGCGATGAGAGAAAAGCGTGTTTTGGC
It encodes the following:
- a CDS encoding LamG-like jellyroll fold domain-containing protein: QNTLFSHRNYNTGPGAAAIVLNAESPGAGNMVRWNIRSTQGPNDIVECPTPLYDEWHHYAGVVSLDSVYLYLDGTLVDVVDNTQTGSYDVGVNLVEIGRHYHSSDWPGGYFNGYMDDMRIWGTALDAEKIELVKNNEWQALQDTLLAHWDFGNNDISDISLNGNDGTLMGEARVVNLDTIEFEYGLSLYLDGIDDYASLTAPVIHSTEFTVEVWAVMFGIGGGTDSHNSLFSQRDYSTGTNHSAILLNAENYPAGSISKWNIRSTQGNENVIGAPAPEYGAWHHYTGVVSEDSIRLYIDGILVSSGENTQSGLYDYSIDDIDIGRHYHSSSYHAGYFNGYMDDLKIWSSARTTDQIQGDMFSQLSGGESDLAAYYNFNTGAVEDLSLFQNNGELLNGALIQEAELDQDQCVVMGDVNGNGYVNVSDLQLVLNYVIDGQTAGINLLCADMSGDELINISDLILLVQLILGS